ggttttaaaaaaaaaatctttgacctttttatttttttagcaaaGACTTATCGTAAGGtagttgtaagataaaaatgtagcttatacattactttttatttatagggtttaaaaACTTAAGAGCAATTGCTAGTTTAtacatttttatcctataaTACTGATATGACAATCTCAACTgacttttgaatattttttatttaaaaaataaatcaaatcaaaagttaggtaaaactgtcacataataaaataattataaaataaaaaagtaatatatgttattacTTTTAAACTTTTATGAGACTGGTTTTTGTGATACAAAAATTATCTTAATATTCTTTATGGTAAACTTTCAATCAATTTTTATAatgaaataattgtaaaattataattctacccaaaataaatactatataATCGAACTTAActgtttaatttaaaaataataactaaaatgtaagaaaatttatatattataaaacaaaataccaGATCTTAAATACGGATATATAAATAGAAGAATGGAAAAGTAAAAGCATATAGCCGTAAACGCCGCCACGACAAGTGCCACGTAGGATCGAGGCAAACGAGACCCTTCAGTTCCGAACCTAGAGGCTCGGGCAGTCACAGCTGGAGACAGCCTGTCTCCAACAAAGTCCCACTCACCTATTCCCCTCTAACtacgttctctctctctctctctctctctctctctgcatctcGCTCGCTCGCTCtggttctctccctctctctctctctgagcgAATTAGGGTTTTCTGATCTTGTTCCGCGGTGCTTCGTTTCCACGTTCGAGCTCACCGGATCAAGATTCTGCGCTCTGTAAGCTCTCCATTGATCTAACTTTTGGCTCGTTTCGGCActgtttgtaccctccaattcttaaagttagggtttttgtgttttgtaaaCGATGCAAATTGTCTTCTTGTTTAAACCTTTTGATGGTTTTGTCGCTGATGTTGTAGCTTACGTGGTTGTGATGCCAAAGAAcgtatgttttgtttttttcttttgaatttatattttttttttgtttcttgtctTAAAGGCTTAGATTTGAGGTcgtggttttgttttttatggtTGAAATGCTTACGGTCTGTTTGGTTGCGTAGAAACGGTGGGAAATAGAAGTAAATGAAGTTAGGTGTttcagtcttttttttctttgtttgtgtaATCAGATAAAAATGAACTTTCTTGGTTTATTTTTCGATGACGATTCattaaataaacataaaacGAAATAAACGTAATGTGTTTTAGTTTGTTGATGTTTGAATAAGATTAATAATGGTAATTAAATTACTTGAGGCATAATCCCATTGGTAATCTACGTAATTAATGCATGGGAGTAGAGTTTATGTGAGGGTGGTTTATTGGAGATTTTGGCTCAAAATTGGGATCTTTTGTTAGCTAGCATATATGTTATGGTAGGTTCTTTTGGTGGGTGTAGTTTGTGAATTCGTAAAAGGTTTGCTACTTGTAGCCCAACTAGGCAAAGTCTGCAAGCATTGGCTGGTTTCTATTTAGATATAGCATTCTGCAGCCAGGTGCACACTTATAGTAGCTTACtgactttaattttttttttttttttttaaaaaaaagttattctaAATGTTGCTTATttccaaaaagaagaaagatatatCACTTTATTACATAGATAACTGTATTAAGAAATCTATGacgaagaagaaggaaaaagtatAGGCAACATTTTTTCACCTTTTAAAGTTATTTGTTTGACCCACATGATTGGTGAGTCTTATCAGTTGGAGTGTGGGATCTTgtaggaaaaagaagagaaaaaggggaaaaaattaACTTTATCTATGAAAGTAAAACTCAAGTCTCGCTAGATACCTGATCCAAAcgtattttcttcttttgggcTGCAGGAAACTTGCTCTAAATACTTGAAAGTAAAACTCAAGTCTAGCTAGATACCTAATCCAAAcgtattttcttcttttgggcTGCGGGAAACTTGCTCTAAATACTTGAATTGGAAATTCGTGTGGAACTgctaaaaaattatgaaaatatttttggttgaagtgTTTTTTACTTCATTAGCATCACTAGGAGTGGGGGCCTACAATTTATAGGATCTTATTTAGTGGACAAAGAGTGCAAGAGGTATCTGTAATTTATGTCATGGGCCATTTGATTGcaataaatttgtttaatttcagAGCTCTCTCaagaattttgttctttttccccCGTTTTTGAATAACTGGTACATTGATAAAATGATTTGTGGAAAATTTTCACATGAATCGAGTTAGTTTGGCTAAGATGCTTGCTGAAGTTTGGTTATCTTGAAATTGGAAGGAATCTTTTGACTTTGTATTCCGatggaatttattttcttgtattttcacCTGAACTCTATGAACTCACAAAACAAACAGCTTCAGAacagattgtttttttttttaaaaaaaaattatgttgatctttttcttgtttctgtttGCTTCCATATCAATTTCTTTTAAGATGCATAGTTTCATTTGGACAAATCAACTATATGGTTAAAGGAAAGCCAGATCTGTGATTGAAGATTGAAGATCTTGTTATGCTGTTTTTACATGGCATGAAATCCTTTTCTCTTGTCTGAATTTTGTGATTCTTGTAATTAGTTGATGTGTAGTTGTCTTGAGCACAGAATAAAACTGTTCTATATGACAAATGTTTATCTCTGCTTTTCTCCCTTTTCATACTCTTTATTGTCTCATGGTTTTCTGTTTTCTATATTGTAGGTAGTTTGGTTGGATAGTCAACCATAGAGCCCAAACAAAATTGTTGACGTATTGACGTATATGGTTTTATTTGTTACATAAGAATGTGCGGTGGTGCTATCTGAGTGCTGTCTACAATTTGCTAAATCATCATACTGAGTGATTGATTGCCTATGGTTACTTTGTGGTCAATGAGCATCTCCTGGTATTACTTTGGAAGCTGTTTTTATTATTCTCCTTAATATTGGAAAGCGTATACGCTACAAGAGGATTCTTCGTATCCATGCTGGCTGAGAGCATGCGTGGAATCTGTGCTTCGGGTAATGCCCCAGACGAGATTTGCTGCCGATGCATTCGGTGTGGTGACAATTTGTCTAGTTGTGGTCTTGATTCTACTTGGTTTGCTATGCATCATTTACTCATTTTACTTCCGGTCTCGGATTCGTAGCCAAGGTTGTATTCAACTCAGTTATTTTAGTGGTCCTTGGATCATTCGAATTACATTCATATTGTTTGTGATCTGGTGGGGTTTTGGTGAGGTAATTCGGTTAAGTTTGTGGAGACGTGCCCTTGACCTGAAATGGCAGGAAACTATTTGCAAATGCTACATTGTCTCGAATCTAGGGTTTGCAGAACCTTGCCTCTTCCTGACCCTTGCATTTCTCCTTCGTGCACCCTTACAGGAGATGGAGTTGGGAATTCTAAGCCGAAGATGGAATGGGAAAACAGCAGGCTATGTTCTTCTTTACTGCCTCCCAATGTTCGTTCTTCAgctctttgttatttttattgggTCTGAGAAGACTCACCCGGTAAAGCTGCGTCCTTATTTTATGAGTACGGCTGCAAAAACGGAAGATATTGCCCTCTGCACTTACCCCTTACTGAGTACTATATTCCTAGGAATTTTTGCCACGATCCTTACTGCCTACTTGTTTTGGCTTGGAAGTCAGATTTTGAAACTGGTCATCAATAGGGGTTTGCAGAAGAGAGTTTACACATTGATATTCTCTGTTTCGAGTTTCCTACCGTTAAGGGTTCTTTTACTTGGTTTATCTGTTTTGTCTAAACCAGAGGATTTTCTATTTGAAGCTCTTGTTTTGTTGGCTTTTCTTGCCCTTTTATGTTTTGCTGGGATGTGTATATGCATACTTGTGTACTACCCAGTGGCAGATTCTTTAGCCCTGGGAAATCTACAGGACATGGAGGCGGCTAGGAGAAGGGTTGATGATGATCTCAATGATACCATTTCTCTTATCGCTAACCAGAGCCATCTGGAAGAAAGCGGTCGAATTAGTCCCAGCAGAAATTCTGATGCGTCAACAAAGCGTGGATCTATTTCTTTTCGGACTCTTGACAAAGATGGGACTTCAACAGGGACATTCGTAGAGCTCAGTCTCTTCTCTCCTAGTCGAGATGCAACCCCACCAGGATCACCGCCGCTTCTTGGCTGGCCTATGCGTCCTCCTGCACGAGTTCCTTGACCGTAAATGCAAGGGAGAAAGAAACATATCAGTCTTTGGTGAATATCAATTTTGTGGGAAAGAAAAACTGATTGTAAAGGGTGTAGCTGCAATAAGGATTTTTAGTTCTTGGTTTGTTTTCTAATTTTAGATATGATGGTTTTGCTTGGAGGAATTCTATCATCTGTGTTTCTATTTTTGTACCATTTCTATTAACCAATTTTCATTTCCATTCTTCctcttttactctctctctcgatctctctctctcaatgaaGCATACATTCATGTTAGGTAGGACTTCAGTTGGTACGAGTGTTTTCTGCTCTTTCCTGGCATTATTTTGTTTTGGTCTTTCTTGATTGCGATGGATCACCTTTTAGCTGTTTGTTGAATGCATGCATCTCCGGTCTTGTGCAAGCTGCCAAGCTGGGGTGCACATCCGGCTTTTAATATGGGCTTGCGTGGCATCTTAAGCTTGTGTGTAGGCACACAACACAGATCACTTGAGTTTGCGTCCTGTGCGCATGGCCATACAACACCAATCATAGCCTGGCCAAGAAACTGCTCATGAGCAAAGGCGGTATTTCAGCCAtatttttaagggataattgtaccattggtccATGTGgaatgtcataattatttttcactgtttatggtttaaaaattttatgggagatccttgtggttagtaataaattacaaatcgatttctacagtcaaattatttttaatagatttcgtcaaatgccacgAGTCgctaataagaaaaaaaaaaattattaaaaaaataaataaataaatttattttttaaaaaacaaaaaatggggcaaggggtatatttatttattttttaataactttatattttttttattaagatggacacgtgtcgccatcttattagtgacacgtggcgctgaagTGGCATTTGATAgaatctattaaaatttttaacggaatttgactgtagggatcgatttgtaattattgctaaccacaaggacttctcatgaactttttaaaccatagggagtaaaaataattatggcataccacagggaccaacggtgcaatgaTCCCTATTAttaatagggttaaatacatttttggtcCACGAGTTTTAAAAACCTCattttttagtacttgagtttcaattcgctttacagatggtacctcaattttagCAAAAGATTAAATTAGTACCTCAATTAAGTTTTTCGTCTAAAAATTAATGGCTCGCCACGTAttgtagtttaaaaaaaataaaaaatctttaaaaattaattaaaaacttgaaaaaaaaattgaaaaaagaaaaaagaaaaagaaggggggtggatgaatttttatttttattttcaaaggtTTTAGCCGTTAGGGGTGGTTACgctgaagaaaataaaaaataaaaaataaaaaataaaaaataaaaaaccaaaggtttaggcccttggaggtggttacgcttcaatttttttttttttttttttcttcctgtcATGGGGTGGCTGACCCACCCCCATGGGTGGTTatgggtccttttttttttttttttttttttttaaaaaattattttattttattttttataattaatttttaaagatttttatttttattttttatattgtaataTGTGTCAACCCTCAAGGGTTGACAtgtggcggaccgttagttttttgacGGAAAGCTTGACTAAGGTACTAATTTGatcttttattaaaattgaGGTTTCATTTGTTAtgtgaattgaaactcaggtactaaaaaataaagtttccaaaatttATGGACCAaaagtatatttaacccttCTTAATATTGTTTGGCCTTATTTCCAGCTTTGTTGAAATATGAAATTCAATATTTTGGCTACAGTTCAAATTAGTGAAGTAAACAGTGGCCAGGTTTCCTAACCCAACCACCAACGATGGATTGTAGACACCCCGATTTGAGGTGGTTGCACTCCTTTTCATTGGGGAGGCCGCGAGCCACCGTTGGTGGCTAGGAGCATGACTCATTCATGGCTGGAGTTTAATCTATCcactttctactttttttttcttttttctttttttctttttaaatgtgATTAGTGTAATTATTGTCATTTTTCACGAAAATGCCAATAGAGTTATTGAAAATGTCTATCAAGTTGAAATTCGGGGTCTTTAAAGTCTAGCGAAAAGCGTGAGATTTATAATcttatttatcttatttttatcatctaaattttcaaaattgaaaagatgAGCACTAGTTAAAGTGCTACATCTTCTTTTATATGTCATGttagaattttaatttaagAGACAAGGGTTGTTATTACACTTGTCATAACTGCAAATTATAGTTGATACACCCATATCCACCCAATTGGGCTTGGGTCAGGAGCCCACCAAAGCCGGATATCTAAGCTCCAAAAGTCATGGTTACCTAGGATAGATGGCCCAGTCCACTCCCATAATAAGGGGGCAAAAGGAAACACTCAATATAGAATCATTCTTCTATATTTCCAATGAGACCTTGGGTGGCACAtgctagatttttattttattttattatttttatttttattttttataagttgcACATGCTAGAATTAATATACAAATATAATGCCTTCCTGCCCTGCAACAATAGCAagtgtcatttaattttatcATGGTCATGCAACACCCGACAAGGGATGTGACTCGCTAGAGTCAATAACCAAACATCATGCCCAATTTACATGTTGTCCAATCGCAATGTGACACTTGGCAAAGTCCATACAGAGGAAGGGAACCCTAATGATGTAAAAAGAAGTAACCCTCAAAAGGTATGCATTCATAGTCTCATTCACCCACTTTAGCTAAATCACTCAATTGCTCTTTATCTTTCCTAAAAAGATTATTGACTTAAATATTGGAGATATCTCCTATTGGCACACTTAGCAAGTCTTCGCGGTAATAACTACTATTTTTTGTATGCCCTTTTGACTTGGACTCAAACGTGAGGTTTATTCCATAATCAATAATTATTTGCAGTGAAATTgatatgagtaatgtttctaCTCTTTacataaatttattatattcatTTCAAGTCGGTTAACGTGATTTTTCATATCAACTACTTAAAATATATTACTTTAATTAGTttgaaataaatatgaaaaaatgtaaaataatgtTACATTTTACGCTCATGTCCAACCGAGTGGCACGATAtgtttttagtaatttattacttaaattgttgttttcaatgattatttatttaaaatatgctATATAAGACGACGTGACATAAATTAGAGTGGAAAATTATATAAGACGTGTGACACGAGGACTGAGTAATTAAACACATACGCGAAGGGCAGTTTCGTCAATAAGAATCCAAAATGCCGTGACGTGTGACACTGCTTCAGCCAACCAAACCCTCGGAGagcttaaaaccctaaccctaaccctaaccccaaACGTAAACCCTTTGATCTGAGAGAGTGGAAATTCCATACGTTTCATTTGAAGAGAAAATGGCGAGCTTCGATCAAGCTCCACCCGGTGATCCCAAGGTCGGAGAGAAGATCTTCAGGACCAAGTGCGCCCAATGCCACACCGTTGACAAAGGCGCTGGTCACAAacaaggtctctctctctctctctctctctctctctctcgctcttttATTTTGATCAGATTTCTCAAAACTTGTGTACCGATTCCACTATATATTTTGTGTAGAAGTCCATGTCATTTCTTATTTAGCCATTTGATGGTGTTCCTCTAGTGTTGGATTCTATGGGATCACTGTGTTTGTATACTGAGAaagaaatggttttttttt
The sequence above is drawn from the Alnus glutinosa chromosome 11, dhAlnGlut1.1, whole genome shotgun sequence genome and encodes:
- the LOC133881688 gene encoding uncharacterized protein LOC133881688, which encodes MPQTRFAADAFGVVTICLVVVLILLGLLCIIYSFYFRSRIRSQGCIQLSYFSGPWIIRITFILFVIWWGFGEVIRLSLWRRALDLKWQETICKCYIVSNLGFAEPCLFLTLAFLLRAPLQEMELGILSRRWNGKTAGYVLLYCLPMFVLQLFVIFIGSEKTHPVKLRPYFMSTAAKTEDIALCTYPLLSTIFLGIFATILTAYLFWLGSQILKLVINRGLQKRVYTLIFSVSSFLPLRVLLLGLSVLSKPEDFLFEALVLLAFLALLCFAGMCICILVYYPVADSLALGNLQDMEAARRRVDDDLNDTISLIANQSHLEESGRISPSRNSDASTKRGSISFRTLDKDGTSTGTFVELSLFSPSRDATPPGSPPLLGWPMRPPARVP